One region of Thiomonas intermedia genomic DNA includes:
- a CDS encoding bifunctional glycoside hydrolase 114/ polysaccharide deacetylase family protein, which produces MQRRHFLQSFAQSRLLANTLGRRGLLGLGLLSAGVGKALAQTCTCGQCPDCLGGDPQAADQPAVAFYYGARIPVDDLRAFDWVVLEPAHALAQDPRIVATLGPDTLALAYVSVGEVTPDRPYFADVPKAWLPASNAAWGSRVVDQTAAGWPRFLRERIVKPLWDAGFRAFFLDTLDSYQLLAKTPAEQARQAQALAETLRGLIAAFPGIRLMLNRGFELVDATLAPNVLAVAAESVYRGWNQGENAYVEVSASDREWLLARFADMRGKFKLPGIAIDYCAPQDRALARQTAQNIAAQGLIPWVADPTLESLGVGTVELVPRRVLLLHSCKEGDSPELQAQSAHIYGAMPLEYLGLVPEYRYIGAPAVSEPLAGRYAALVLYPDQSEVPADIRTLLKRAVAEQVPVVVMGSADADVLPELGVTTVGQSALPGPIRVQRGPGSPNGEVIPLINPLDTVPIDAGTGAHPWLTATGADGRAMVGAAITPWGGYALGAFGVFNLPGNTGTRWSIEPIAFFRAALRLGHDPMPDVTTRTGRRVFFVHFDGDGWPNASDQPGSPLACQVLITEFLEKYKVPTLASVIIGEISHEGLYPKTADLSQKWARRMYALPWIEVGSHTWSHPFNWVEASRTHSLGKPSKDYPYGYYLPLPNYTFSTASNITGAADYIDQKLAPPGKKCNMVLWPGDCNPPDEAVAMAYENGLGNINGGGAPITKSQPTLSNIWPMGIPKGKYFQVYAAQSNEEDFTHNWKGPYFGFERVIESYQLTDLPRRIKPIDLYFHPYIVTKAAGAKSLHTVYQWVLKQPTHAIFGHQYFRSVNDWRQATVARRLAGGWRLRAGPEMRQWTQPQAASLPALANCQNIAGWNEHGQQRYVHATAQQAILQASPAGQPAPRLIEANADITRWIVQKDASVQISLRGHLPVEADFALPPGWGVQAAQGASVEKTSSGVRISSPGTTTDLALKRA; this is translated from the coding sequence ATGCAACGCCGCCATTTTCTTCAGTCCTTCGCGCAAAGCCGCCTCCTGGCCAACACCCTGGGGCGCCGAGGCCTTCTGGGGCTGGGTTTGCTGAGTGCCGGTGTGGGCAAGGCGCTGGCCCAGACCTGTACCTGCGGGCAATGTCCCGATTGTCTCGGCGGCGATCCGCAAGCCGCCGATCAGCCTGCCGTCGCTTTTTACTACGGCGCGCGCATTCCGGTGGACGACCTGCGCGCCTTCGACTGGGTGGTGCTCGAACCCGCGCACGCCCTGGCGCAAGATCCCCGCATCGTCGCCACCCTCGGTCCCGACACCCTCGCGCTGGCCTATGTGTCGGTGGGCGAAGTCACCCCGGATCGGCCCTATTTCGCCGACGTGCCCAAGGCCTGGCTGCCCGCATCGAACGCGGCCTGGGGCTCACGGGTGGTCGATCAGACCGCGGCGGGCTGGCCCCGATTCCTGCGCGAGCGCATCGTCAAGCCGCTGTGGGACGCCGGCTTCCGCGCCTTTTTCCTCGACACCCTCGATTCCTATCAGCTGCTGGCCAAGACGCCTGCCGAGCAGGCGCGGCAGGCCCAGGCCCTGGCGGAAACGCTGCGTGGTCTGATCGCCGCGTTTCCGGGCATCCGTCTGATGCTCAACCGCGGCTTCGAGCTGGTCGACGCGACGCTGGCGCCGAACGTCCTCGCGGTGGCGGCCGAATCGGTCTACCGCGGCTGGAACCAGGGCGAAAACGCTTATGTCGAGGTGTCGGCCTCTGACCGCGAATGGCTGCTGGCGCGCTTTGCCGACATGCGCGGCAAGTTCAAGCTGCCGGGCATCGCCATCGATTACTGTGCGCCGCAAGACCGCGCGCTCGCGCGCCAGACGGCGCAGAACATCGCGGCACAGGGCCTCATCCCCTGGGTGGCCGACCCCACGCTGGAAAGCCTGGGCGTGGGCACGGTGGAACTGGTGCCGCGCCGTGTGCTGCTGCTGCATTCCTGCAAGGAGGGCGACAGCCCGGAACTGCAGGCGCAGAGCGCCCACATCTATGGCGCCATGCCGCTGGAGTACCTCGGCCTGGTGCCCGAGTACCGCTATATCGGCGCGCCCGCCGTGAGCGAACCTCTGGCCGGACGCTATGCGGCGCTCGTGCTGTATCCCGACCAGTCCGAGGTGCCCGCCGACATTCGCACTCTGCTCAAGCGCGCGGTCGCCGAACAAGTGCCGGTGGTCGTCATGGGCTCGGCAGATGCCGACGTCCTGCCCGAACTCGGCGTCACCACGGTGGGCCAGTCCGCCCTGCCCGGCCCGATCCGCGTGCAGCGCGGGCCGGGCTCGCCCAACGGCGAAGTCATTCCGCTGATCAATCCGCTGGACACCGTGCCCATCGATGCCGGGACGGGCGCGCACCCCTGGCTCACGGCCACCGGTGCCGACGGCCGCGCCATGGTCGGCGCCGCCATCACCCCCTGGGGCGGCTATGCGTTGGGCGCGTTCGGCGTGTTCAATCTGCCGGGCAATACCGGCACGCGCTGGTCGATCGAGCCCATTGCCTTCTTCCGCGCCGCGCTGCGCCTGGGCCATGACCCCATGCCCGACGTCACGACCCGGACCGGGCGCCGCGTCTTCTTCGTGCACTTCGACGGCGACGGCTGGCCGAACGCCAGCGATCAGCCCGGCTCGCCACTGGCCTGCCAAGTGCTGATCACCGAGTTTCTCGAAAAGTACAAGGTGCCCACGCTGGCCTCGGTCATCATCGGCGAGATCAGCCATGAGGGCCTCTACCCCAAGACGGCCGATCTCTCGCAGAAATGGGCCCGGCGCATGTACGCCCTGCCCTGGATCGAAGTCGGCAGTCATACCTGGTCGCACCCCTTCAACTGGGTGGAGGCCAGCCGCACGCACAGCCTGGGCAAGCCCAGCAAGGACTATCCCTACGGCTACTACCTGCCCCTGCCCAACTACACCTTCAGCACGGCGAGCAACATCACCGGCGCGGCCGATTACATCGACCAGAAGCTCGCGCCGCCCGGCAAGAAATGCAATATGGTGCTCTGGCCCGGCGACTGCAATCCGCCCGATGAAGCCGTGGCCATGGCCTACGAGAACGGCCTGGGCAATATCAACGGCGGCGGCGCGCCCATCACCAAGTCTCAGCCCACCCTCTCGAACATCTGGCCCATGGGCATTCCCAAGGGCAAGTATTTCCAGGTATATGCCGCGCAGTCGAACGAGGAAGATTTCACGCACAACTGGAAAGGCCCCTACTTCGGCTTCGAGCGCGTGATCGAGAGCTATCAGCTCACCGATCTTCCGCGCCGCATCAAGCCGATCGACCTCTACTTCCACCCGTACATCGTGACCAAGGCAGCCGGTGCCAAGAGCCTGCATACGGTGTACCAATGGGTGCTCAAACAGCCGACGCACGCCATCTTCGGCCACCAGTATTTCCGCAGCGTCAACGACTGGCGCCAGGCCACCGTCGCGCGACGCCTGGCCGGCGGCTGGCGGCTGCGCGCCGGGCCGGAGATGCGGCAGTGGACCCAGCCCCAGGCAGCCAGCCTTCCGGCGCTGGCGAATTGCCAGAACATCGCCGGCTGGAACGAACATGGGCAGCAACGCTACGTTCATGCGACGGCGCAGCAGGCCATTCTGCAGGCATCGCCCGCGGGCCAGCCAGCGCCACGGCTGATCGAGGCCAATGCCGACATCACGCGCTGGATCGTGCAGAAAGACGCCAGCGTGCAGATCAGTCTGCGCGGTCACCTGCCGGTCGAGGCCGACTTCGCGCTGCCGCCCGGCTGGGGCGTGCAGGCGGCTCAAGGCGCGAGCGTCGAAAAGACGTCCTCGGGCGTGCGCATCAGTAGCCCCGGCACCACAACGGATCTCGCCCTGAAGCGGGCCTGA
- a CDS encoding TatD family hydrolase codes for MAWIDTHAHLDAVEFEGQAIEVVARARRVGVAGGVIPAVERRHFETVQQLAHRCGWAYALGIHPLYVEQAQDEDLQALHAAVAQALADPRFVGIGEIGLDFFVPGLDRERQQRFYAAQLRIARAFDLPVILHVRKSQDALLAGLRRAGFGSGRPAGIAHAFNGSAQQAQGFIDLGFALGFGGAMTFERALNIRRLAADVPETVPVLETDAPDIPPVWLYRPRQTQTGAPLTPNAPEHLPRIAQTLAELRGWSLSRTASQTTANAFRVLPRLSQAWAAGFLSQAR; via the coding sequence ATGGCGTGGATCGATACCCACGCCCATCTCGACGCGGTCGAATTTGAGGGGCAGGCCATCGAGGTGGTGGCGCGGGCGCGGCGGGTGGGGGTGGCCGGCGGGGTGATTCCGGCGGTCGAGCGCCGCCATTTCGAAACGGTTCAGCAACTTGCGCACCGCTGCGGCTGGGCCTACGCGCTGGGCATTCATCCACTCTACGTCGAGCAGGCGCAGGATGAGGATTTGCAGGCCCTGCATGCGGCGGTGGCGCAGGCGCTGGCCGATCCGCGGTTCGTCGGCATTGGCGAAATCGGGCTGGATTTTTTTGTTCCGGGTCTGGACCGCGAGCGACAGCAGCGGTTCTACGCGGCGCAGTTGCGCATCGCGCGGGCTTTCGATCTGCCCGTCATCCTGCATGTGCGCAAGTCGCAGGACGCCTTGCTGGCCGGACTGCGCCGCGCCGGTTTTGGATCAGGGCGGCCTGCGGGCATCGCCCACGCCTTCAACGGCAGCGCGCAACAGGCGCAGGGCTTCATCGACCTGGGGTTCGCCCTGGGGTTCGGAGGCGCCATGACCTTCGAGCGGGCGCTCAACATCCGCAGACTGGCCGCCGATGTTCCCGAGACCGTGCCGGTGCTCGAAACCGATGCGCCCGACATTCCGCCCGTGTGGCTCTATCGCCCGCGGCAGACGCAGACCGGTGCGCCGCTCACGCCCAATGCGCCCGAGCATCTGCCGCGCATTGCCCAGACTTTGGCCGAGTTGCGCGGCTGGTCGCTGAGCAGGACCGCCAGCCAGACCACCGCCAATGCCTTTCGCGTCCTGCCGCGGCTGTCGCAGGCCTGGGCGGCAGGCTTTTTGTCGCAGGCGAGATGA
- the htpG gene encoding molecular chaperone HtpG codes for MSTEPSNASSTSTHTHAFQAEVRQLLHLVTHSLYSNRDIFLRELISNASDACDKLRFQAIDDAALMEGDAQLRIRIAVDPEQRTLTISDNGIGLSLDDAVEHLGTIAKSGTREFMQKLGDKQKPDAALIGQFGVGFYSGFMVADRITVESRKAGMAEGEGVRWVSDGTGEFTVETMSRAGRGTDVILHLRADADDTPHEDKIEKYLRVWTLKDLIGKYSDHISLPIEMRKEHWDAEQSKYVATDEWEQINSAAALWTRSKSDITEAQYLEFYKQLSGDSNPPLRWTHNRVEGRSEYTQLLYLPAKAPMDLWDRQQKAGVKLYVKRVFITDDAQSLMPSYLRFVRGVIDSADLPLNVSREMLQESRDVRAIREGSVKRVLSLLEDMAGSDDAGERDKYAAFWTEFGPVLKEGFGEDFANRERLARLLRAASTHALDDAQSVTLADYVSRMKEGQKAIYYITAETPKIARSSPQLEIFRKKGIEVLLLTDRVDEWMLGFLNEFDGKPLQSVARGAVDLGDVKGADDEAGEAKDEKAKSEDHQALIERFKAALGERVQDVRISERLVDSPACLVAADDGMSAHLARLLKQAGRDEMPAAKPVLELNPGHGLIKRVVADAAHTDDLAQVVFDQALLAEGGQLDDPAAYVRRVNALLAG; via the coding sequence ATGAGCACTGAACCAAGCAACGCATCCTCCACCAGCACGCACACCCACGCCTTCCAGGCCGAAGTCCGCCAACTGCTGCATCTGGTCACCCATTCGCTCTATTCCAACCGCGACATTTTTCTGCGCGAGCTGATCTCCAACGCCTCGGACGCGTGCGACAAGCTGCGCTTTCAGGCCATCGACGACGCCGCGCTGATGGAAGGCGATGCCCAATTGCGCATCCGCATCGCCGTCGATCCCGAGCAGCGCACGCTCACCATCAGCGACAACGGCATCGGCCTGAGCCTGGACGATGCCGTCGAGCACCTGGGCACGATTGCCAAATCGGGCACGCGCGAGTTCATGCAGAAGCTGGGCGACAAGCAAAAGCCCGACGCTGCCCTCATCGGCCAGTTCGGCGTGGGCTTCTATTCCGGCTTCATGGTGGCCGATCGCATCACCGTCGAATCCCGCAAGGCGGGCATGGCCGAAGGCGAGGGCGTGCGCTGGGTGTCGGACGGCACGGGCGAATTCACCGTGGAGACGATGTCGCGCGCAGGGCGCGGTACCGATGTGATTCTTCATTTGCGCGCCGATGCCGACGACACGCCGCACGAGGACAAGATCGAGAAATATCTGCGCGTCTGGACGCTCAAGGACCTCATCGGCAAATACTCCGACCATATCTCCCTGCCCATCGAGATGCGCAAGGAGCACTGGGACGCCGAACAGAGCAAATACGTTGCCACCGACGAATGGGAACAGATCAACAGCGCCGCGGCGCTGTGGACCCGCAGCAAATCCGACATCACCGAGGCGCAGTACCTCGAGTTCTACAAGCAGCTCAGCGGCGACAGCAACCCGCCCTTGCGCTGGACGCACAACCGCGTCGAGGGACGCAGCGAATACACCCAACTGCTTTACCTTCCCGCCAAGGCTCCGATGGATCTGTGGGACAGACAGCAGAAGGCCGGCGTCAAGCTTTACGTGAAGCGGGTCTTCATCACCGATGACGCGCAAAGCCTGATGCCCAGCTATCTGCGCTTCGTGCGCGGGGTGATCGACAGCGCCGATCTGCCGCTCAATGTGTCGCGCGAGATGCTGCAGGAAAGCCGCGATGTGCGCGCCATCCGCGAGGGTTCGGTCAAGCGGGTGCTGTCGCTGCTGGAAGACATGGCGGGCAGCGACGACGCGGGCGAACGCGACAAGTATGCCGCCTTCTGGACAGAGTTCGGACCCGTCCTGAAGGAGGGTTTTGGCGAAGATTTCGCCAATCGCGAACGGCTGGCGAGGCTGCTGCGCGCGGCCTCCACCCATGCGCTGGACGACGCGCAGAGCGTGACACTGGCCGACTATGTGAGCCGCATGAAAGAGGGGCAGAAGGCCATTTACTACATCACGGCCGAGACGCCGAAGATCGCCCGCTCCAGCCCCCAGCTCGAGATTTTTCGCAAGAAGGGCATCGAAGTGCTGTTGTTGACCGACCGGGTGGACGAGTGGATGCTGGGCTTCCTCAATGAGTTCGACGGCAAGCCGCTGCAATCGGTGGCGCGGGGGGCGGTCGACCTCGGTGACGTCAAAGGCGCCGATGACGAGGCCGGCGAGGCCAAGGACGAGAAGGCGAAGTCCGAAGACCATCAGGCGCTGATCGAGCGCTTCAAGGCGGCGCTGGGCGAGCGCGTGCAGGACGTTCGGATCTCCGAACGCCTGGTCGACTCCCCGGCCTGTCTGGTCGCCGCGGACGACGGCATGAGCGCGCACCTGGCACGGCTGCTCAAGCAGGCCGGACGCGATGAAATGCCCGCCGCCAAACCGGTGCTCGAACTCAACCCCGGGCATGGTCTGATCAAGCGCGTGGTGGCCGATGCGGCCCACACCGACGATCTGGCGCAGGTGGTGTTCGATCAGGCGCTGCTGGCCGAAGGCGGTCAGCTCGATGATCCGGCGGCCTATGTACGCCGGGTCAATGCCCTGCTGGCCGGTTGA
- a CDS encoding CobD/CbiB family protein, which translates to MAFLSVLIALLVEQLKPLGRGSAVYRLRQTLADLASRNFDAGQSRHGVAAWFIAVLLPALVTLAIYLLALHYSLLLALAWNIAVLYFTLGFRQFSHFFTDIQDALNHQDAETARSLLRQWKALDTVDMSPSDVTQQTIEHALVSVQRYVLGVFFWFILPIGPAGAVLYRLSDYVAGKWNSADSEASPALRVFAQKTFDLLDWVPSRLTAIGYAIVGNFEDAIDIWRGFSQLWPNRNTGVMLASAAGAVGICLGATAGAPPTAPTEPGWTQEGEGQPPGHSAAMPGAIPQPAHLRNVVGLVWRSVLLWMLLLAMLSVVSWVS; encoded by the coding sequence ATGGCTTTTCTCTCAGTTCTCATCGCGCTGCTTGTGGAGCAGCTCAAACCCCTGGGGCGCGGCAGTGCCGTGTATCGGCTGCGCCAGACCCTGGCCGATCTCGCCTCTCGCAACTTCGACGCGGGACAATCGCGACATGGCGTGGCCGCCTGGTTCATCGCCGTGCTGCTGCCCGCCCTGGTGACACTGGCCATTTACCTGCTCGCGCTGCACTACAGCCTTCTGCTGGCCCTGGCGTGGAATATTGCCGTGCTGTATTTCACACTGGGCTTTCGTCAGTTCAGCCACTTTTTCACCGACATCCAGGACGCGCTCAATCATCAGGATGCCGAGACGGCGCGCAGCCTGCTGCGCCAGTGGAAAGCCCTCGACACCGTGGACATGAGTCCGAGCGACGTCACCCAACAAACCATCGAACATGCCCTGGTGTCGGTGCAGCGCTACGTCCTCGGGGTGTTCTTCTGGTTCATTCTTCCCATCGGTCCGGCGGGCGCGGTGCTCTATCGCCTGAGCGACTATGTCGCCGGCAAGTGGAACAGCGCCGACAGCGAAGCGAGCCCCGCGCTGCGCGTGTTTGCGCAGAAGACCTTTGACCTGCTCGACTGGGTACCTTCCCGCCTGACGGCCATCGGCTACGCCATCGTCGGCAATTTCGAGGACGCCATCGACATCTGGCGCGGGTTCTCGCAACTCTGGCCCAACCGCAATACCGGTGTCATGCTGGCATCGGCGGCGGGCGCCGTGGGCATCTGTCTGGGTGCGACCGCCGGCGCGCCACCGACCGCCCCCACCGAGCCGGGCTGGACGCAGGAAGGTGAAGGCCAGCCGCCCGGCCATTCCGCGGCAATGCCCGGCGCCATTCCTCAACCGGCGCATCTGCGCAATGTGGTGGGCCTGGTGTGGCGCTCGGTGCTGCTGTGGATGCTGCTGCTCGCCATGCTCAGCGTCGTCAGCTGGGTGAGTTGA
- a CDS encoding NUDIX hydrolase, translating to MSSHRLQPIDPYSARLIGRDDALPAVTQEQLTPERLRQRFASQPSWTPELFEDSLRLHAQPLRGAAVLIALVQRRQGLQVLLTRRNLHLHEHAGQISFPGGRCDRQDLHPAATALREAHEEIGLRPAGAEVLGTLPLYCTASRYAVTPVVALVSSAEGLQPHPDEVSELFEVPLDFLMDPRHHEHREWTMQSNEPVNPIPLRRRFLVMPYVVDDRSYVIWGATAAMLRNLYRLLIA from the coding sequence GTGTCTTCACACCGCCTTCAGCCCATCGACCCCTATAGCGCCCGACTGATCGGACGCGATGACGCCCTGCCCGCCGTTACCCAGGAGCAGTTGACCCCGGAGCGGCTTCGCCAGCGTTTCGCATCGCAGCCGTCCTGGACTCCGGAACTGTTTGAGGACTCTTTGCGCCTGCATGCCCAGCCGCTCAGGGGCGCAGCGGTGCTCATCGCACTGGTGCAGCGCCGTCAGGGTTTGCAGGTGCTCCTCACTCGCCGCAATCTTCATCTGCATGAGCATGCGGGCCAGATCAGTTTTCCCGGAGGGCGCTGCGATCGCCAGGACCTGCACCCCGCGGCAACGGCCTTGCGGGAAGCTCACGAGGAAATCGGCCTGCGACCTGCCGGCGCGGAAGTCCTGGGCACGCTGCCGCTGTACTGCACCGCTTCGCGCTACGCCGTCACTCCCGTCGTCGCGCTGGTGTCCAGCGCCGAGGGACTGCAACCCCATCCCGACGAAGTGAGTGAACTGTTCGAAGTCCCCCTGGACTTTCTCATGGATCCGCGGCACCACGAACACCGGGAATGGACGATGCAGAGCAACGAGCCGGTCAATCCGATTCCTTTGCGCCGCCGGTTTCTGGTCATGCCCTATGTCGTCGACGACCGCAGCTACGTCATCTGGGGGGCCACGGCCGCCATGTTGCGCAATCTGTACCGACTGCTGATTGCGTAG
- the rplS gene encoding 50S ribosomal protein L19, with protein MNLIATLEQEEMARVSAGKSFPQFNPGDTVIVSVKVVEGNRKRNQAYEGVVIAKRNRGLNSSFIVRKISAGEGVERTFQLYSPQIASIEVKRRGDVRRAKLYYLRQRSGKSARIKEKLVLKSAAAAQASASAEA; from the coding sequence ATGAATCTGATTGCTACCTTGGAACAGGAAGAAATGGCCCGCGTCAGCGCGGGCAAATCCTTCCCCCAGTTCAACCCAGGCGACACGGTCATCGTGTCCGTCAAGGTGGTTGAAGGCAACCGCAAACGTAACCAGGCCTACGAAGGTGTGGTGATCGCCAAGCGTAATCGTGGACTGAATTCCAGCTTCATCGTGCGCAAGATCTCTGCCGGGGAAGGCGTGGAGCGTACGTTCCAGCTGTATTCGCCGCAGATCGCATCGATCGAGGTCAAGCGCCGCGGTGACGTGCGCCGCGCCAAGCTGTACTACCTGCGTCAGCGCTCGGGCAAGTCGGCGCGCATCAAGGAAAAACTGGTGCTCAAGTCTGCCGCGGCCGCCCAGGCCAGTGCGTCTGCAGAGGCCTGA
- the trmD gene encoding tRNA (guanosine(37)-N1)-methyltransferase TrmD: MLRIDVISLFPAYFEPLKHHGVSRRAFDSGQLRLQCWNPRDFTSDPHRTIDDRPYGGGPGMVMLAEPLEQTLDAIAADRRRAALPHAPVWLFSPTGRRIDQRLVEDLARSDGATLLCARYEGVDQRLIDHRVDLEISLGDFVLSGGEIPALALLDAACRFLPGVLGSAESAQQDSFANGLLDCPHYTRPENHRGRAVPEALLSGDHARIAQWRREQSLRLTLQRRPDLIALLHQSGQLSQKDLRILSALGYTSSV; this comes from the coding sequence ATGCTGCGCATCGATGTCATCAGCCTGTTTCCCGCGTACTTCGAGCCGCTGAAGCATCACGGCGTCTCGCGGCGCGCCTTCGACTCGGGTCAATTGCGGTTGCAGTGCTGGAATCCGCGCGATTTCACCTCGGACCCGCACCGAACGATCGACGACCGCCCCTACGGCGGCGGCCCTGGCATGGTCATGCTGGCCGAACCGCTGGAGCAGACGCTGGACGCGATCGCAGCCGACCGGCGGCGCGCGGCCCTTCCGCACGCGCCGGTCTGGCTGTTCTCGCCCACGGGCCGGCGCATCGATCAACGTCTGGTCGAAGACCTGGCACGATCCGACGGCGCCACGCTGCTGTGCGCCCGATACGAGGGTGTGGATCAGCGTCTCATCGACCACCGGGTGGACCTGGAGATCAGCCTCGGCGACTTTGTGCTCTCTGGCGGAGAGATTCCCGCCCTCGCGCTGCTCGACGCGGCCTGCCGGTTTCTGCCCGGCGTGCTGGGAAGTGCCGAATCGGCCCAGCAGGACAGCTTCGCCAACGGCCTGCTCGACTGCCCACACTACACGCGCCCGGAGAACCATCGCGGCCGCGCCGTGCCGGAAGCGCTGCTCAGCGGCGATCACGCGCGCATTGCGCAATGGCGCAGGGAGCAGTCTTTGCGTCTCACGCTGCAACGGCGTCCGGATCTGATTGCGCTGTTGCATCAGTCCGGTCAGCTCAGCCAGAAGGATCTGCGCATCCTGTCGGCCTTAGGTTATACTTCTTCGGTTTGA
- the rimM gene encoding ribosome maturation factor RimM (Essential for efficient processing of 16S rRNA) has protein sequence MSMSIPDDLFLVGHVLDAWGVRGWVKVAPDAPEAAALLKSKTWWLSRPGFEDAAPFTVRLARRHGSALVALFEGLDDRSGAEALRGRQISVRRAEFPPPDDGEFYWADLIGCQVRTPEGVDLGGVTGLMESAAHAILRVQVPQPSPDAKPRERLIPFVDAYIVSVDLPTKTIVASWDASFD, from the coding sequence ATGTCCATGAGCATCCCTGACGATCTTTTCCTCGTCGGCCATGTCCTCGATGCCTGGGGCGTGCGGGGCTGGGTGAAGGTTGCCCCCGATGCACCGGAAGCCGCAGCCCTGCTCAAGTCCAAGACCTGGTGGCTGAGCCGCCCGGGCTTCGAAGATGCAGCGCCGTTCACGGTGCGCCTGGCCAGACGCCACGGCAGCGCCCTGGTTGCGCTGTTCGAAGGTTTGGACGACCGCAGTGGCGCCGAGGCGCTGCGCGGCAGGCAGATTTCGGTGCGGCGTGCCGAGTTTCCCCCGCCGGACGACGGCGAGTTTTACTGGGCCGACCTGATCGGCTGCCAGGTTCGCACGCCCGAGGGCGTGGATCTCGGTGGCGTGACGGGGTTGATGGAGAGTGCGGCCCACGCCATTCTTCGCGTGCAAGTTCCCCAGCCCAGTCCTGACGCCAAGCCCCGGGAACGCCTGATTCCCTTTGTCGATGCCTACATTGTCTCGGTCGATCTGCCGACCAAGACCATCGTTGCTTCGTGGGACGCCAGTTTCGACTGA
- the rpsP gene encoding 30S ribosomal protein S16 has product MVVIRLTRAGAKAHPFYHIVATDSRSRRDGRYIERLGYYNPVARGAEVPLHIATERLNHWTSVGAQVSPTVQRLVKSAQKSGQAAA; this is encoded by the coding sequence ATGGTTGTGATCCGTCTGACCCGTGCCGGCGCCAAGGCACACCCCTTCTACCACATCGTGGCCACCGATTCGCGCAGCCGTCGTGACGGCCGCTACATCGAGCGCCTGGGTTACTACAACCCGGTGGCCCGCGGTGCCGAAGTGCCTTTGCACATCGCGACCGAGCGCCTGAACCACTGGACCAGTGTGGGCGCGCAGGTTTCGCCCACCGTGCAGCGTCTGGTGAAGAGCGCGCAGAAATCCGGCCAGGCTGCTGCCTGA
- a CDS encoding GNAT family N-acetyltransferase: MSEIIIRAATSLDLPIITAIYRHHVLHGTGTFETQAPDEAEMARRWGEVQSRKLPWLVALRGQEVVGYAYANWFRAREAYRFTVEDSLYVAPDGLGQGVGGRLLDALIEACTRSGARQMLAVIGDSENAGSIGVHRSRGFADLGSMPAVGWKFDRWLDVVLMQRALGAGAATVPA; this comes from the coding sequence ATGTCTGAAATCATCATTCGCGCCGCCACTTCGCTGGATTTGCCCATCATCACCGCCATTTACCGCCACCATGTCCTGCACGGCACGGGCACGTTCGAAACCCAGGCGCCTGACGAGGCCGAGATGGCGCGTCGCTGGGGGGAAGTGCAGTCGCGCAAGCTGCCTTGGTTGGTCGCGCTGCGCGGCCAGGAGGTTGTCGGCTATGCCTACGCCAACTGGTTCCGGGCGCGTGAGGCCTATCGTTTCACCGTCGAGGATTCCCTTTATGTCGCCCCGGATGGATTGGGTCAGGGGGTGGGTGGGCGCCTGCTCGACGCCTTGATCGAGGCTTGCACGCGCAGCGGGGCGCGACAGATGCTCGCCGTCATCGGCGATTCCGAGAATGCGGGCTCCATCGGCGTGCATCGGTCGCGCGGATTCGCCGATCTGGGAAGCATGCCTGCTGTCGGCTGGAAATTTGACCGCTGGCTGGACGTCGTGCTCATGCAACGCGCACTTGGGGCTGGCGCCGCAACCGTTCCCGCCTGA
- a CDS encoding TM2 domain-containing protein, with protein sequence MMTAQTSFKSKFLAALLAGVFGGHRFYLYGSRDRWAWLHGPLFIVGLLGVWRFVSQHMDDGLTWALLGVFVAVVIAVVVQTLVIGLTPDERWDARWNQGIDRRSANGWGPVLIVIFALFMSVGSLTGGLAYVLQRFFGGA encoded by the coding sequence ATGATGACTGCACAAACTTCTTTCAAAAGCAAATTCCTGGCGGCCCTGCTGGCCGGCGTTTTCGGTGGGCATCGTTTCTACCTGTACGGATCGAGAGACCGCTGGGCCTGGTTGCACGGCCCTCTTTTTATCGTCGGGCTGCTGGGGGTCTGGCGCTTCGTGTCTCAGCACATGGACGACGGCCTCACCTGGGCGCTGCTCGGGGTGTTCGTGGCGGTGGTCATTGCCGTGGTCGTCCAGACCCTGGTGATTGGGCTGACGCCCGATGAGCGCTGGGATGCACGCTGGAATCAGGGCATCGACCGCCGCAGCGCCAATGGATGGGGGCCGGTGTTGATCGTGATCTTCGCGCTGTTCATGAGCGTGGGCTCGCTGACTGGCGGACTCGCGTATGTGCTGCAGCGCTTTTTCGGCGGCGCTTGA